The sequence GTGCTTCGGCAATCCATTTCTGGCTGCCTGATGCTGCAGCCAGCTGTCTCTTCACGTCCTCATCGGTGACGATCACGAACCTCCATGGCTGCAGATTATCGACGGAAGGAGCCATTCTGACGCTGTTGAAAACCTTCTGTATCTGCTCCGCAGAGAGAGGGGTAGGCTGGTAGCTCCTAACGCTCTTTCTTTGCTTCATCGCCTCTAGAACGTCCATTCCATCACTGCCAACCAATCTGGCGGGGCTAATAAAAGCCTTTCTGTCTGGTTATTATCAATGATTATTATCATTATCAATTGCATAACTTTTAAATCGGCTCGCAGGTATCGTACTGGCGCGGGCCCATAGCTTAGTTTGGCTGGAGCACCCGGCTGATATGGTTCCCCTGGGAACCCTCGGAAACCGGGAGGTCGAGAGTTCAAATCTCTCTGGGCCCATTCGTTGCACCCCCGCTGCATCTCGCCCGTGAGGACGAGGTCCCACGTCACCTGAACAAGAACCTCAAGAGACCCACCATAACTTTTTTATCGAATGAAGATGCTCTGCCCCCCTCAGTAAGGAGGATAACTTATTATGGAACAAACGCAGAGTACTGGAAGTGAGCCGTATGGTGAATCCGCACCGCCTCCGATGGCGGCTGCACCGCCTCCTGTCCGAAAGACCGATGTTGCCAAGCCTGCACTAGTTGTGGCAGTGATTGCCGTGGCATTGGCCTTGGTCGGGATGGTGGCCTTCCCGGGACCCGAGGGCGCAGAGGGTGCACTGGGACCTGAGGGGCCAGAGGGGGAGACTGGAGATGACGGAGACGATGGAAGCGATGGTGCACAGGGACCCAGTGGAGCTGATGGTATCGCCTGCTGGGACCTCAACGGAAACGGAACGGGAGATCTCCTAACCGAAGACATAAACGGGGACCTCGTCGTGGATGTGCTGGATTGCACTGGACCTCAAGGGGTACAGGGAGACCCTGGACCGCAGGGAATACAGGGAACAACGGGACCGGACGGGCCGCAGGGACCACAGGGAGTTCCCGGGCCAATTGGACCGCAGGGGATACAGGGACCGCAGGGGATACAAGGACCGCCCGGACCAGGCACAATCATGAGCACTGCGATGTCGTTCGCGCTTGTGACCATGTCTGGGTGCACGAACTATTATTCAATTGACATCACTGTATCTGGCGCCGGAACAGTCGTTCTCACCACATCCATGCACTTCTGGATTGACCACACGGCCGGCGTCCAGGATGGATATGCCTTCGGTCACCGCACTGACCCGACGGACTGCAATGCGGCCCTTGGATCCCCACCCATGTACGCCGACGAGGTCGTTACCACTGCACCCACGGACAATCTGATGAACCGAGCCGGAACTCAACTGAATGTCTACAGCGTGGCAGGTGCCGGAACATACACGTACTACGTCAACGCGTACATGTGGAACGGCGAGTCGGCTAGTGACAGCATAAGAATCGCAGAGACAGTGGCAGTCTTCTACCCATCCTGATTGGCAGAGAGTCACCGTCCACAAAGTACGGAGCCGCGTCCCGGAGCTCAGTCCGATCGCAGAGCCGTTTCAATCGGCAGAGTGGTAACGCCAATCAGAGCGTAAGGAGGCCTCAGAGGTAGTCGTAGTCTCGAAGGTGAGTTGACCATGACGGAAGAGAAGTCTAAGAGGGAATCCCTCCAGAAGAGGAACACCGCATCCAGCCGAAGCGATAGGGCTGATTTCATGGAGCTTAGCCCTCAAAGAGTGGCTACCTTGCTGGTCATCGCGATCGTTCTCTTGGCCATCAACTCCATTCTGCTGGCCGCGGTATGGCTGGAGAGTGCTGCAGAGCCTGCCTTCCTCACCATCGACTCAGAGGAGCAGATAGTCTTGGACATTGAGGATGTGGTCAACAATAGTGTCACATATGGAGTATGGGTCAGCCTGAAGAACACAGGAGGAAAGGTCGCTTACGCGAGCGCCTCAGGCGAAGTCCTGGTCTCTCTCTACGGATCGGCATACGGCGAGGAGGTGCAGGAAGTGCTGGACTATGTTTCCTTGTCCATAGCTCCGGGGGAGAGCAGTTGGCTGTCCTTTGGCAGCTTCACGACTAGCCCTGGCTGGCACTATGTCGTTCGCGTTCACATATCCTGGAACGGAGGGTCACTGCAGCTTTCGAGAGTGGTGTCCTAGGAGAGGCGTACCCGACCACGACCGGTTTGAGCAGCTGACATTCCTTCTTGCAGCGAGAGCCTTAAATAGTCACCAATTCATTTGAATAATTGTTCAACTGTTCACATGAGTTGATACCATGGTACACCAAGAAGCCTGCAAGAGCGTGTCCGTTGATGAGGCCAAGGTGGCGAAAGTCGCTGACAAGATGCTCGACCGGGATGCCTTCTACAGGCTGTCCGAGATGTTCAAGGCCCTCGGGGACGGGACGCGCATCAGGATCCTGTACGCGCTCTCGGCAGAGGAGCTGTGTCCCTGCGAGCTCGCTTTCCTGCTCAACACGTCGATGTCCGCCATTTCGCATCAGCTCAGGACGCTCAGGTCCCTCGGGTTCGTGAGGGACCGAAGGGAGGGGAAGAACGTCTATTACACCCTCTACGACGAGCACGTGAGGGAGCTGCTGGATACCACCATCGAACACATGAAGGAGTGAACCGGGGTAAGATGAATGGCGCTTGACAGGCAGAAGGTGAGGGTCGAGGGCCTTCACTGCATCGACTGCGTCAAGAGCGTTGAGAAGACAATCTCCAAGTTCGCAGGCGTGAGAAGTGTATCCATCAGCTTCGCGACGGGGAGCATGGAGATCGAGTATGACACGGACGAGGTCTCGCTGGAGGAGATCCAGCGGGCGGTCCGAAGACTCGGCTACGGGTTCCTCCGGGAAGAGGTGGAGGGCGAGAGGGTCTTCTCCCTGTCCAACAGGGAGTTCGTCCTCGCCCTGCTCTCCGGGTCGTTCCTGGCGGTCGGGCTGCTCCTTGCCCTTGGCGGTCAGGATCCCGGGGTTTTGGATCTCGGCGGGTGGCGAATCACGCTCTCGGAGTCCCTGTTCGTCGCTGCGATGATCCTCGGCGGGTACTTCCCGGCAAGACGCACGATGACGGCGATCGCGAACAAGAGCTTCGTCATGGACGGCCTCATGGTCGTTGGAGCTCTGGGCGCCGTGCTGATAGATGCCTTCGCCGAGGGAGCCGCGATCCTCTTCCTCTTCTCTCTCGCCGAGCTTCTCGAGGACTACTCGGTGGAAAGGACCAGGGACTCGCTCAGATCGCTCGTGGACCTGAAGCCCAGGATGGCGAGCGTTAAGCGGGGCGATGCCTTCGTTCGCGCAAGGGTCGACAATATCACGGTCGGAGATATCGTCCTCGTCAAGCCGGGTGAACAGGTCAGTGTCGATGGTATCGTACACGCGGGGGAATCCACCGTTGACCAGTCACCAATAACCGGGGAGTCGGTCCCGGTGCAGAAGGGAGTCGGCGATGAGGTCTTCGCGGGAACCGTGAACCGGGAAGGAAGGATCGAGATCAGCGTCACGAAGGAGTCCTCCGACACGGCGTTGTCGAGGATAATCCAGCTCGTGGAATCGGCAGCGGACAGGAAATCAGAGACCGCCCGGTTCATCGACAGGTTCGCGAAGTACTACACGCCCGCCGTCCTCCTCATGGCCGTGGCGGTAGCCGCGATACCGACCCTCCTGGGCCAACCGTTCGACGTGTGGTTCTACAAGGCCCTGCTCCTGCTGCTGATCTCGTGCCCATGCGCGCTGGCGATATCCACTCCCGTATCAATGGCATCAAGCATCACGAGCGCTGCGAGGAACGGCGTGCTCATCAAGGGAGGGGCATACGTGGAGAGGCTCGAGGAGATCGACACGATAGCGTTCGACAAGACGGGAACGCTGACCGAGGGCGAAATGGAGGTCACCGACGTGATCCCGCTCGCCGGTCACTCGCGCGCTGACGTCCTCCGCGTGGCTGCCTCGCTGGAGTGCCTATCCGAACATCCGCTCGGGCTGGCGATTGCGGAGTTGGCGGGGAAGGAGGGTGTTCCCTTGGAGTGCGTCGAAAGCTTCCAGTCACTTCCAGGAAAAGGCCTCAAGGGAGAGATCGGCGGGGAACCGTACCTGATCGGATCGGACAGGTTGTTCGAGACCGCTTCGAGCCCGCTCAGGGAGGAGAAGCGCTCCCTGGAGAGGCAGGGAAAGACGACGGTGTTCGTGGGCAAGGAGGGCGAACCGCTCGGCGTGATCGCGCTGGCTGACCGCGTCAGGTCTTCGGCGAAGGACGCGATGCTCAGGCTCCGATCAGGCGGGAAATATGACCTAGTGATGCTAACGGGGGACAACGAGGCCGTGGCCAGGAGGATCGCTGGGCAGTTGGGAATCGATGACTTCCGTGCGAACCTTATGCCCGAGGAGAAGGTCAGCGCCATCGAGGCCATGTCGAGAGGCGGAAGGAAGGTCGCCATGGTGGGCGATGGTGTCAACGACGCGCCCGCGTTGGCGGCAGCGGACCTCGGGATAGCCATGGGTGCGGCGGGCTCCGATTCGGCACTGGAGGTCGCGGACGCCGCTCTGCTGGGAGATGACCTCTCCAAAGTGCCCTACATGCTGGACCTGGGAAGGAGGACCATGCGGGTCGTCAGGAGCAACATCGTTGCGGCCATTGCCGTCAAGCTGACGTTCGCGGTGCTCGTCTTCCCGGGCCTCGTGACCCTCTGGATGGCGGTCGCGATAGGAGACATGGGCGTGTCCCTCGGCGTCATTCTCAACGCGCTGAGATTGACGAGGGTGAAGTAGCCGCTGTTCTCTTTGTTGATAACCGCGAACCAACGACTAAATAGTTTCGCGGGGCTGTTTGCTAACAATGTCATCCAGCGGGAAGAAGAGATGGCCCACGGTGCTTCTCCTCATTCTCTTTGTCGTCATTCTCATCATACTCCTCGGGAGCTACTCGGTCATACCGAACATCCTTCCATTTGACATCACCCTGAGCGAATACGCGCCGTTCATAATCTCCGGGCTGATCATCATCGCCACGAAGATCTGGCTTGACCTCATGGGGCCCCTCTTCATACATGCATTCTCTACGAGAACGAAATCGGAGGCGGACGCGGCGGCCATATACCAGATTCTCAGCTACGTCGCGTGGTTCGTCGCCCTCGGATCGGTGCTTTGGATTGCGGCTGGCGGTCCAGAGGGAGGCATGAGCCTGCTGAGCCTCGGCTTGGTCAGCGCGGCGGCGATCTACGTCCTGCAAGGACCGCTGCTCAACATCGTCGGCTGGGCTGTTCTTGTCTACAGGGGGATCTACACGCTCGGGGACAGGATCAAGATCAAGGACGTCAGTGGATACGTCACGAACATATCCATAATGAACACGACCGTCCGCGAGTTCGGCGGGTGGATGAGCGGGGACACATTCACAGGACGAGTTGCGTCCATCCCGAACAGCTTCGTACTGGAGGCGAACGTCTACAACTACACGAAGGACACCAACATCATCTGGGACGAGCTGGAGGTCAACGTGACGTACGAGAGTGATGTCGCCAAGGCCCAGAGGCATGTGCTCGATGCGACGGAGGAGGTCGCCGGAAGGTTCATGCAGAAGTACTCCAGCTTCGTCAAGGAGAAGATCGAGTTCAGTGACATCAAGGACATCACGATTGTAAAGCCCAGGGTGCTCCTCAGGCTGGGCGACTACTCCGTTCGTCTGTTCGCAGTGTACTTCTGCCAGGCCCAGAGGAGGCGAGAGGCCAGATCGCGGATAATCACTGCCGTCTTGCGGAGGTTCAGCGAGGACGATGATGTCCAGATCGCGTATCCTCACGTCGAGGTCGTGCCCTACAAGCACAGACCATTCGAGAGCCGCGCGGCCGACGTCCCTGTTGAGAGTTTCTCGGTCATGCCATCGAAGAGCAAGGGGAAGGCGAAGGGGAAGGGCTAGGCCGAAAGCGGAACCTTTATGGTGGATTCCGCGATGACGCCCTCGATGAATGACGGTACCTTTTCGTTGGAAGACGATATTCGACTTGACGCTTCGAAAGTGACGCACAACCCGGACGATGACTTCTACAAGGAGTTCCTGAAGCCGTACTACGTGCTCACGAAGGACGGGCAGTTCCTCTTCGCCTCCACGCAGGCGGGGCGGAGACCGGACAGGGCGTTCTACATGGTGCCGGAGGACTACCCGCTCGGAACCCGCCAGAGGCCTTTTGACATCGAGATAGGCAAGGGGCTCTACGATGTCGCCCTCCGATATCTGAGGACGGCAAGAGTGATCGTCCAGGAAGGGATACAGGGGGAGTCCGGATACGAGGTCGGACTGAGGGTAACGACGACCGTGGAGAACCCGCACAGCGCGTACATCGCCTGGATGGGGAAGATGATGATCTTCCCGCCAAAGGAGAACATGCACGTCCACTGCTTCAACTACATCATCCCGGAGCCCCTTCCCGCCGAGTACGTGAGGGAGATCCAGGAGTTCTGGCCCGAGTACGATCCGAAGGAGCCGATCACGCTGTACGACTTCACGGAGATGAAGAACGACGTCAGGCGGGTCCTCAGCCTCGGGATCGACTATTTCGGCGGGGCATACAAGAAGCCCAACCTCACGATGGTGTGGAACAAGGGAGAGCTGGACGGCCTGATATCGTACCATGCTGGGTGCACGACGGACAGGGTCCTCAAGGGCCTGAGCGGGACGGGGAAGACCACGCTCACGGTCGGGCCCGAGCTGGAGCAGGACGACGCGTGCTTCGGACGCCCCGTTCTGGATTCAGGCGGGAAGACGGACTCCGTCGAGCTCGTCGGACTGGAGGCCGCGAGCTTCGCCAAATCGGAGGGTCTCGTTCCCGGCAGCCCCGAATGGCCCGGCCTGATGAGGTCCGCTGAAATCGACGAGGGCGGGAAGAGGCCGATAGTCCTGGCCATGAACATCGATTGCGAGAGTGTGGACTTCGTCCGCAAGACGATCGCTGGCTACGAGGTGCCGGTCCCCGAGGTCGAGGAGGGGAAGCAGGCGGGACCGCTGCAGTGCACGAGGTACGAGAAGAGCGGGACCACGAACGGGAGGTTCATATTCCTCTTCAGCGAGCTGAACCCGGGCTGGGGTTCAGGCGGGAAGAAGTGGCTGCGGTCCGAGTCGCTCAGCTACAAGAGGTTCGATGTCCTGGAACCGATGCTCCGGGTGACGGACCCCGCGATGGCGACCGCGATGGACAGCGGGTGCGAGAGCATAATCACCTCGGCGATAGCCGCCCAGAAGGTCGGGACAAGGGTCAGATCCTACGCCGCCACCGACTTCATGGTCGGGGAGCAGTCCAGGCAGGCGCTGGTCAAGGTGAAGATGTACCGGGACCTCGGTCTGGGTCCGGACGGCAAGCTCGTCTTCTTCATCAACAACGCCGGCTTCGTGGGCGAGTACGACCTGCACGGCGACCAGATCCGCAAGCTGGACGAGAACGGCGAGCCCGTGCCCATGAGGAACGACAGGGGCGAGGTCGAGAGGGACATGGCCGGAGAGGTGAAGTACGTCGGTCAGGGGGAGAAGGTAACGGTGCAGGACTCGAAGACGCTCGTGGGCCTCGCTGAGCACAGGAAGATCGAGAGCTGGATAGAGAACCCGATATACGGGTACCTCCTGCCGGACCCGCGAGAGCTGGAGGAGAGGCACGGGATGAAGGACTTCGGGATGCGCTTCAACCCGCTCAGGTTCTACTCCCCGGCGGACATCGTGCGGTTCGCGGAGAGGGACATCAGAGAGAGGACCGAATTCCTCGGGAACCTCTTCAAGGGGCAGAACGGGGAGGACGAGCTCCGCGATGTCATGCGGGTCTGGGAGAAGGTCGAAATCCCCTCGGAGGACGAGTTGAGGGAGTTCTACGAGAAGTACTATGGAGTGGCCTAGTCGCCCTTGCGAGTCTTCTTCGCCAACAAGTACAAGTGCTCCTCGTGCACCCCGTGAAATTCCTCGCCCTCAATCGAGGACTGGATGATGGAAAATCCGGCTTTCTCCACCATCTTCTTGGATGTCTCTGAGCCATAGTGAGACCAATACATCTTCACTCCAAAGAAGCGGTCATCGGGAGAGCTGACCCAGTCTGTCGGTCCCAAGGTCAGGAGTATCAGGCCACCCTCCTTCAGCATATTGTGCATTCGCCTGAACAAGTCCGCGTGCTCTTCTCGAGGAACATGGATGATGGCCAAGAGCGAGATGATCGCGTCGAATGCTCCATCCGGGAAGGAGATCTCGGTCATATCACCTATGAAGAAGTTGCCTTCTGGCACTTGTTCTCTCGCGAGTTGGATCTGCCTCCTTGAGATATCGACTCCCGTCACATCATAATGCTCGACCAGAAGCTCTGTGATCGGCACGCCTGAACCGCAGCCCAGATCCAGAACCCTGGACCCGTCTGGAAGGCGCTCAAGGAGAAGATCGAGGTACTTCTTGTCCCTGCGACCCATCCTCTTTCTTGCTCTGGTGTACTCCTCAGCTATCCTGTCGTAGCCCCCCTCGACGATTCGCTTCTCACGACTCATGTTCGCCTTGCCTCCACAATGTGGTAGTGCCATGTGATCGGGATGCCTGCCTTTGTGTGTCACCTTTCGTGCTCATGAATCCACTCCGTGTCTTGGATCAACGAGAATATGTCCACATTGGTCCAAAACTGCCAGACGCTACATAAAGGAATCGTCAGGAACTGCGGTTGCTCATGAGGAAGCACGACATTCCGCAGAGTGATGAGCGGTCTCGACCAGAAGGCTTTTAAATGGGTATTCGGATGATTCACTCCTGGTGGAGGAGATGAAGTTCAGAGCCTCGCTGGCGTGTTTTGTGTGCTTTGCCTTGGTGCTGGGCTGCATCGGTCCCCAGTATGGGGTGCAAGCTCAAACGAACTGGACGAAATACCCCGGCAATCCCGTGGTTACACACGGCCCCGACTTCGCCTGGGACTGGTTCGTTATGCATCCCAATGTTTTGGAGGAGCCCACGGGCTACAAGATGTGGTTCACCGCCATGACATTGACGATGGGGATGGAGCAGAGGATGAGGATAGGACTTGCCACCGCCCCGGACAAGGTGATGTGGACCAAGCATCCATCAAACCCCATCATGGACGTTGGCCCCCCAGGAAGCTGGGAAGAGGTTGGTGCTCTGGCACCCTGGGTCCTGCCAGACATCACCGGCTACAAGATGTGGTACACGGGAATGGACATCGCCATGTATCCCCAGATAGGCTATGCCATATCCACAGACGGGGTGACCTGGACGAGACATCCTGGGAACCCCGTTCTCACTCCTGGTGCCCCAGGTGAGTGGGATGGAAATGCGACAACGTACGCGTCCGTTCGCTATCTTGGCGGCGTCTATCACGCATGGTATACCGGTCAGGGTGCGGACGGACTCCTCCGGATTGGGTATGCCACGTCGACCGACGGAATCGCTTGGGCGAAATACGGCGGCAATCCAGTACTTGATGTCGGTGCTCCAGGCGAATGGGACTCCGATGGTGTTGCAGCGCCATGTGTGTTGGTCAACGGTTCGAACTACGAGATATGGTACTCGGGCGTCGATGGATCCAATTACGTGCGTATCGGCTACGCCACCTCTCCCGACGGAATCAATTGGACTAGACACGTAGACAATCCCATTCTTACCGAGGGTTCTCCGGGAGACTGGGATGATCAGGGTCCAATGGGATCTAGTGTTCTGGCAACTCCGACGGGATACGACATGTGGTATGGAGGGTTGGGCTTCAGTGGGACCACTGGGATCGGATACGCGAACAGCACTTTTCCGGTCCCGCAGCCGCCCATGTTGGCGGGAGGGGAGGTGACGCCCTCTGCGGGCCCGAAGGATAGCAGGTTCACGTACAATGTGACCTACAGCGACGAGGACAACGACCCCGCCGCGCATGTGCGTGTGTGGATCAACAGGAGCGGCATTCCCTTTGACAGCAGCCCCTATGACCTGAAATTCGAGAGCTGGAAGGGCACTCCTGGAGACTGGATAGCGGGGGCCAACTACTCTCTCTCGGTCAATCTCTACTCGGAGGGGAGCGACTACACCTTCGCGTTCAGCGCCTCGGACGGCAAGGATACCGTCTTCCTTCCTGAGCGAGCGGGTCCCGAAGTGACCGGGCTGTTCGGAGTCGAGAAGATCGTGTTTCATTCCATGCGCACCGGGAACTGGGACATCTGGAAGATAGACGCCGATGGAAGCGATCTGGTCCAACTGACGACCGTCTCGTTTGAAGACAGGTTCCCCGGCTGGTCGCCCGGCGCAGAGGGGATCACGTATGCAAACTGGAATGGGACGGACTATGACGTCTGGGTGATGGACGCTAACGGCAGCAACAAGACTCAGCTGACCACGCACCCGAGCGATGACACCGATCCCGCGTGGTCACCGGACGGCACCAGGATAGCGTTCACATCGAGCCGGGACGGCGATTTCGACATCTGGGTCATGGACTCGGACGGGGCCGACAAGGTCCAGCTCACGACGAACGTCAGCGAGGACACACAGCCCACCTGGTCCCCCGACGGTTCGAGGATAGCCTTCGCGAGCGACAGGTTGGGCCGGAACATCTGGGTGATGGACGCGGACGGGAGCAACCAGACGGAAATCCAATCAGACTCCGGCTGGGACATCTGGCCTGCCTGGTCTCCGGACGGGACGAGAATCGCCTTAACTGGGGACAGAATCGATGAAGGCTATGACATCTGGACGATGGGCCCGGACGGCGGAAACCAGACGCAGCTTACATTCAATCTCGGTGAGGACTCATGTCCTTGTTGGTCTCCCGACAGCAGCAGAATCGCCTACAACTCTTTCCTGTCGGGATATGGGGAGATCTGGATCATGGATCGTGATGGCGGCAATCAGACGCAGATCACCTCGAATACTGCTCTCGATATCTGTCCGGACATGACCATCATACCCGATGACACACCCCCACTGCCGCCGGTTCTGCAGAGTGCGATCCTGGTTGGGGGAAGTCACGAGGATATTTCCATCACGTGGAATGCCGCGGCGGACGATAGCCAGCCCGGCGGGACGGTGATGTACGAGGTCTGGCGGGCGACGGGCTATGCCGGCCCGTACTCGTATCTTGATGAGGTCGTCGCTGACGGCTCTCCGAGCTACACCTACGTCGATTCAGGAGCCGGGCATGGTGACCCGAGCAGCTACTTCTACAGAGTCCATTCCGTGGATGAAATGGCGAGGTCGAACGTGACAGATGAGACTGCCGGCAAGTTCGTGAGACAGCTGTCCGCGGGAATCAATTTCATATCGGTCCCGTTGATGCAGGTCGACGAGAGCCTGGAGGCGGTCCTTCAGACGTTGACGTTTGACAGGGCGTGGTTCTACGACCCTGCCGGAGAGGAGTGGAGATACTATGCGAGGCAGCGGCCGTACAAGACAGACCTTGACACTATGAACCGCGCAATGGGATTGTGGGTGAACGTGACGGTGGGCTCCGACCTCACCGTGGCGGGCATGGTCCCTGCCAACACGACCATTCAGCTACGCAGCGGATGGAATCTCGTCGGATTCCCGTCCTTCAATCTCACATACACGGTCGCGGAC comes from Candidatus Thermoplasmatota archaeon and encodes:
- a CDS encoding collagen-like protein encodes the protein MEQTQSTGSEPYGESAPPPMAAAPPPVRKTDVAKPALVVAVIAVALALVGMVAFPGPEGAEGALGPEGPEGETGDDGDDGSDGAQGPSGADGIACWDLNGNGTGDLLTEDINGDLVVDVLDCTGPQGVQGDPGPQGIQGTTGPDGPQGPQGVPGPIGPQGIQGPQGIQGPPGPGTIMSTAMSFALVTMSGCTNYYSIDITVSGAGTVVLTTSMHFWIDHTAGVQDGYAFGHRTDPTDCNAALGSPPMYADEVVTTAPTDNLMNRAGTQLNVYSVAGAGTYTYYVNAYMWNGESASDSIRIAETVAVFYPS
- a CDS encoding metalloregulator ArsR/SmtB family transcription factor, which encodes MVHQEACKSVSVDEAKVAKVADKMLDRDAFYRLSEMFKALGDGTRIRILYALSAEELCPCELAFLLNTSMSAISHQLRTLRSLGFVRDRREGKNVYYTLYDEHVRELLDTTIEHMKE
- the cadA gene encoding cadmium-translocating P-type ATPase, yielding MALDRQKVRVEGLHCIDCVKSVEKTISKFAGVRSVSISFATGSMEIEYDTDEVSLEEIQRAVRRLGYGFLREEVEGERVFSLSNREFVLALLSGSFLAVGLLLALGGQDPGVLDLGGWRITLSESLFVAAMILGGYFPARRTMTAIANKSFVMDGLMVVGALGAVLIDAFAEGAAILFLFSLAELLEDYSVERTRDSLRSLVDLKPRMASVKRGDAFVRARVDNITVGDIVLVKPGEQVSVDGIVHAGESTVDQSPITGESVPVQKGVGDEVFAGTVNREGRIEISVTKESSDTALSRIIQLVESAADRKSETARFIDRFAKYYTPAVLLMAVAVAAIPTLLGQPFDVWFYKALLLLLISCPCALAISTPVSMASSITSAARNGVLIKGGAYVERLEEIDTIAFDKTGTLTEGEMEVTDVIPLAGHSRADVLRVAASLECLSEHPLGLAIAELAGKEGVPLECVESFQSLPGKGLKGEIGGEPYLIGSDRLFETASSPLREEKRSLERQGKTTVFVGKEGEPLGVIALADRVRSSAKDAMLRLRSGGKYDLVMLTGDNEAVARRIAGQLGIDDFRANLMPEEKVSAIEAMSRGGRKVAMVGDGVNDAPALAAADLGIAMGAAGSDSALEVADAALLGDDLSKVPYMLDLGRRTMRVVRSNIVAAIAVKLTFAVLVFPGLVTLWMAVAIGDMGVSLGVILNALRLTRVK
- a CDS encoding mechanosensitive ion channel family protein; amino-acid sequence: MLLLILFVVILIILLGSYSVIPNILPFDITLSEYAPFIISGLIIIATKIWLDLMGPLFIHAFSTRTKSEADAAAIYQILSYVAWFVALGSVLWIAAGGPEGGMSLLSLGLVSAAAIYVLQGPLLNIVGWAVLVYRGIYTLGDRIKIKDVSGYVTNISIMNTTVREFGGWMSGDTFTGRVASIPNSFVLEANVYNYTKDTNIIWDELEVNVTYESDVAKAQRHVLDATEEVAGRFMQKYSSFVKEKIEFSDIKDITIVKPRVLLRLGDYSVRLFAVYFCQAQRRREARSRIITAVLRRFSEDDDVQIAYPHVEVVPYKHRPFESRAADVPVESFSVMPSKSKGKAKGKG
- a CDS encoding phosphoenolpyruvate carboxykinase (ATP); protein product: MTPSMNDGTFSLEDDIRLDASKVTHNPDDDFYKEFLKPYYVLTKDGQFLFASTQAGRRPDRAFYMVPEDYPLGTRQRPFDIEIGKGLYDVALRYLRTARVIVQEGIQGESGYEVGLRVTTTVENPHSAYIAWMGKMMIFPPKENMHVHCFNYIIPEPLPAEYVREIQEFWPEYDPKEPITLYDFTEMKNDVRRVLSLGIDYFGGAYKKPNLTMVWNKGELDGLISYHAGCTTDRVLKGLSGTGKTTLTVGPELEQDDACFGRPVLDSGGKTDSVELVGLEAASFAKSEGLVPGSPEWPGLMRSAEIDEGGKRPIVLAMNIDCESVDFVRKTIAGYEVPVPEVEEGKQAGPLQCTRYEKSGTTNGRFIFLFSELNPGWGSGGKKWLRSESLSYKRFDVLEPMLRVTDPAMATAMDSGCESIITSAIAAQKVGTRVRSYAATDFMVGEQSRQALVKVKMYRDLGLGPDGKLVFFINNAGFVGEYDLHGDQIRKLDENGEPVPMRNDRGEVERDMAGEVKYVGQGEKVTVQDSKTLVGLAEHRKIESWIENPIYGYLLPDPRELEERHGMKDFGMRFNPLRFYSPADIVRFAERDIRERTEFLGNLFKGQNGEDELRDVMRVWEKVEIPSEDELREFYEKYYGVA
- a CDS encoding methyltransferase domain-containing protein, producing the protein MSREKRIVEGGYDRIAEEYTRARKRMGRRDKKYLDLLLERLPDGSRVLDLGCGSGVPITELLVEHYDVTGVDISRRQIQLAREQVPEGNFFIGDMTEISFPDGAFDAIISLLAIIHVPREEHADLFRRMHNMLKEGGLILLTLGPTDWVSSPDDRFFGVKMYWSHYGSETSKKMVEKAGFSIIQSSIEGEEFHGVHEEHLYLLAKKTRKGD